In Streptomyces sp. NBC_00878, a single window of DNA contains:
- a CDS encoding sugar ABC transporter permease has protein sequence MKTASRNGTASKNGTFRTRLKRDRTLILMTLPAVLLLLVFNYIPILGNVVAFQEYDPYISDNGFVAVFHSPWVGFEQFTRIFEDSEFWNAVQNTLVLFVLQLVLFFPIPILLALLINSVIRPRVRAVSQAILYLPHFFSWVLVITVFQQIFGGAGIIAQTLRQHGYEGFDLMTDPGIFKFLVTAEGVWKDAGWGIIVFLAALASVSPDLYEASAMDGAGRWRRMWHVTLPALRPVIALLLVLRVGDALTVGFEQILLQRSAVGPGASEVLDTFVWWNGVRNQDFSYAAAAGLIKGVVSLGLVLAANKVAHLMGEQGVYKK, from the coding sequence TTGAAGACGGCTTCGAGGAACGGCACGGCCTCCAAGAACGGCACGTTCAGGACCCGTCTGAAGCGGGACCGCACGCTGATCCTGATGACTCTGCCGGCCGTCCTGCTGCTCCTGGTCTTCAACTACATACCGATCCTGGGCAACGTCGTCGCCTTCCAGGAGTACGACCCGTACATCAGCGACAACGGTTTCGTCGCCGTCTTCCACAGCCCCTGGGTGGGCTTCGAGCAATTCACGCGGATCTTCGAGGACTCGGAGTTCTGGAACGCCGTCCAGAACACGCTGGTCCTGTTCGTGCTTCAGCTGGTGCTCTTCTTCCCGATCCCGATCCTGCTCGCGCTGCTCATCAACAGCGTGATCAGGCCCCGGGTGCGGGCGGTGTCGCAGGCGATCCTCTACCTGCCGCACTTCTTCTCCTGGGTGCTGGTCATCACCGTCTTCCAGCAGATCTTCGGCGGCGCCGGCATCATCGCGCAGACCCTGCGCCAGCACGGCTACGAGGGCTTCGACCTCATGACCGACCCGGGGATCTTCAAGTTCCTGGTGACGGCGGAGGGCGTCTGGAAGGACGCCGGCTGGGGCATCATCGTTTTCCTCGCGGCGCTGGCCTCCGTGAGTCCCGATCTGTACGAGGCCTCGGCGATGGACGGGGCCGGGCGGTGGCGCCGGATGTGGCACGTCACGCTGCCCGCGCTGCGTCCGGTGATCGCCCTGCTCCTGGTGCTGCGCGTCGGTGACGCGCTCACGGTCGGCTTCGAGCAGATCCTGTTGCAACGCAGTGCGGTCGGGCCGGGCGCGTCGGAAGTGCTCGACACCTTCGTGTGGTGGAACGGTGTCCGCAACCAGGACTTCAGCTACGCGGCCGCCGCGGGCCTGATCAAGGGCGTGGTCAGTCTCGGCCTTGTCCTCGCCGCGAACAAGGTCGCCCATCTCATGGGCGAGCAGGGGGTGTACAAGAAGTGA
- a CDS encoding extracellular solute-binding protein codes for MTPNTSASAPSRRSFLASTAVATAAVAGGMPLLAACGGSGGGSKDGTTSGKDAQKILPAFVAQSVVTPDIASKNGSAVGFTGRLSLADLKTSVPKKLGKGSTVKIMSPFWGSPPKSNNAYYSAMNEQIGTDIVWQNQDGNTYDEKLGAVLASSDMPDVVVIPSWNMGGKIPSAIISKMADLGPYLSGDKVKDYPNLAAIPTDAWKYSIFGGKLRGLPMPAPIVPGIVPFYRKDVFDEKGYELPTSAAEFLALAKEITNAKAKVWACDDMKWTAFNSFGVLSGSEKPLGWNLVDGKLKYRVEFDEYLEALEWTRKLYAAGVVHPDARAVNQGNAGQRFTDGEVLMYNQNISDWWGKMAEQAGQNKDFRIAGMDIFGHAGGDPHLWAASSAGIFAFINRKASKAVIHDVLAAANVTAAPYGTKEYMLTNYGVEGTHYTVKDGMPVKTDKGNIEVVNAYVMIASPAPTVAHPDFPDIAKDQVEWQQRMGAFTTKSTFFGLQVTEPARWTNLSSDFENLEDDVVRGRKKISDVQQAASDWKSQGGDKLRDWYKKLLDDSGSAQG; via the coding sequence ATGACGCCGAACACCTCCGCCTCCGCTCCCAGCCGGAGAAGCTTCCTAGCCTCCACGGCGGTCGCCACCGCCGCGGTGGCCGGCGGAATGCCGTTGTTGGCCGCCTGTGGTGGTTCCGGCGGCGGCTCCAAGGACGGCACGACCTCGGGCAAGGACGCGCAGAAGATCCTTCCCGCCTTCGTGGCGCAGAGCGTGGTGACGCCGGACATCGCGTCGAAGAACGGCTCCGCCGTCGGTTTCACCGGCAGGCTCTCGCTCGCCGACCTGAAGACCTCGGTGCCCAAGAAGCTCGGCAAGGGCAGCACCGTCAAGATCATGTCACCGTTCTGGGGCTCGCCGCCGAAGAGCAACAACGCCTACTACTCGGCGATGAACGAGCAGATCGGCACCGACATCGTCTGGCAGAACCAGGACGGCAACACCTACGACGAGAAGCTGGGCGCGGTCCTCGCCTCCAGTGACATGCCGGACGTCGTGGTGATCCCCAGCTGGAACATGGGCGGCAAGATACCCAGCGCCATCATCAGCAAGATGGCCGACCTCGGCCCGTACCTCTCCGGCGACAAGGTGAAGGACTATCCGAACCTCGCGGCCATCCCGACCGACGCGTGGAAGTACTCCATCTTCGGCGGCAAGCTGCGCGGCCTGCCCATGCCCGCCCCCATCGTCCCGGGCATCGTGCCCTTCTACCGCAAGGACGTCTTCGACGAGAAGGGGTACGAACTCCCCACCTCCGCCGCCGAGTTCCTGGCCCTCGCCAAGGAGATCACCAACGCCAAGGCGAAGGTGTGGGCCTGCGACGACATGAAGTGGACCGCCTTCAACAGCTTCGGCGTGCTGTCCGGAAGCGAGAAGCCGCTCGGCTGGAACCTCGTCGACGGCAAGCTGAAGTACCGGGTCGAGTTCGACGAGTACCTCGAAGCGCTGGAGTGGACACGCAAGCTGTACGCGGCGGGCGTCGTCCACCCCGACGCCAGGGCGGTGAACCAGGGCAACGCGGGTCAGCGCTTCACCGACGGTGAGGTCCTGATGTACAACCAGAACATCTCGGACTGGTGGGGCAAGATGGCCGAACAGGCCGGCCAGAACAAGGACTTCCGCATCGCGGGCATGGACATCTTCGGCCATGCCGGGGGAGACCCCCACCTGTGGGCCGCATCGTCCGCGGGCATCTTCGCCTTCATCAACAGGAAGGCGTCCAAGGCCGTGATCCACGACGTGCTGGCCGCCGCGAACGTCACCGCGGCGCCGTACGGAACCAAGGAGTACATGCTCACCAACTACGGGGTGGAGGGTACGCACTACACGGTCAAGGACGGCATGCCCGTCAAGACCGACAAGGGCAACATCGAGGTCGTCAACGCCTATGTGATGATCGCCAGCCCCGCTCCGACCGTCGCGCACCCGGACTTCCCGGACATCGCGAAGGACCAGGTGGAGTGGCAGCAGCGGATGGGTGCCTTCACCACGAAGTCCACCTTCTTCGGCCTCCAGGTCACCGAACCGGCCCGCTGGACCAACCTCTCCAGCGACTTCGAGAACCTGGAGGACGACGTCGTACGCGGTCGCAAGAAGATCAGCGACGTGCAGCAGGCGGCGTCGGACTGGAAGAGCCAGGGCGGCGACAAGCTGCGGGACTGGTACAAGAAGCTGCTGGACGACAGCGGATCAGCGCAGGGGTGA
- a CDS encoding glycoside hydrolase family 3 C-terminal domain-containing protein, translating into MTAQTPPFRDSQLPFAKRIDDLLSRLTLEERVAMLHQFGPAVERLGIAAFRTGQEALHGVAWMGPATVFPQAVGLGATWNGELVRRVGEAVSAETRAMRSRDDRVGLNVWAPTVNLLRHPLWGRNEEGYSEDPKLTSAIATAYTRGLRGDHPAYWRTAPVLKHWLAHNNETDRATASSSVRPRVLHEYDLRAFRETVEAGTVAGVMPAYNLVNGRPNHVSPYLREHLRAWTDQDLLVCSDAGAPSNLVDHEHYFDTHEEATAASLIAGVDSFTDHGTDSSKIVERVQGALDQGLLTESDIDTAVRRQLAIRFRLGEFDPRLDPYAVALDFDTPAHRTLAREAAEQAIVLLKNDNLLPLTDQGTRIAVVGLLADECKLDWYSGTLIHRSTPLEGLYERFGADRVDFAEGVDRVRLKTSAGTYLSVPTADDATDEVRGAEGALDPALLAGRTDLPPLTTDTVGTEFALIDWGEGVLTLRAPDGRYLSVADDGFVRASADQPGGWVVQETFRLEPHESHASHESHDSHEGGHLLKHVGTGRYVSVAADGVKVAAENQENPDHSEHPEHREHREHPGNPEILQLEIVERGEDAVARAAASADVVLVVAGNDPHINGRETEDRTTLTLPAHQQRLLAAARTANPRTALVITSSYPYAIDPTDLPAVLWTAHGGQAAGTALARVLAGDVSPAGRLPQTWYASDADLPDLLDYDVIGSRQTYLYFEGTPLFPFGHGLSYASFAYTDLVTHVGKTSVHVTFTVTNTGSTVADEVAQLYTRAVHPSVPRPRRELLAHHRVRVLPGASAELTFELPLYAFEFWDVAHGTPRLEPGPYELLVGASSEDIRLRGTIELGGAPAVPRPVLEHGLNAADFDEQRSTEIVDRAKASGNSVTPAHENDAELVYRGCDFGPGTRAVAVEVSGEGAIELALDGGPVIARLDVPATPGPYDYLTVVAPFRATGMHDLHVGLRGPLRLAHVGFSGGGGGGEAD; encoded by the coding sequence GTGACCGCACAAACGCCGCCTTTCCGCGACTCGCAGCTGCCGTTCGCGAAGCGCATCGACGATCTTCTGTCGCGGCTCACCCTGGAGGAACGGGTCGCGATGCTGCACCAGTTCGGGCCCGCGGTGGAGCGCCTCGGCATCGCCGCGTTCCGCACCGGCCAGGAAGCACTGCACGGGGTCGCCTGGATGGGCCCGGCGACGGTGTTCCCGCAGGCGGTCGGCCTCGGCGCGACCTGGAACGGCGAGCTCGTACGCCGGGTCGGCGAGGCCGTCTCCGCCGAGACCCGCGCGATGCGCTCGCGCGACGACCGCGTGGGCCTCAACGTCTGGGCGCCCACCGTCAACCTCCTGCGCCACCCCCTGTGGGGCCGCAACGAGGAGGGCTACTCGGAGGACCCGAAACTGACCTCGGCCATCGCCACCGCCTACACCCGGGGCCTGCGCGGCGACCACCCCGCGTACTGGCGGACGGCTCCGGTCCTCAAGCACTGGCTCGCGCACAACAACGAGACGGACCGGGCGACCGCGTCGAGCTCCGTCCGCCCGCGCGTGCTGCACGAGTACGACCTGCGCGCCTTCCGCGAGACGGTCGAGGCGGGCACGGTGGCCGGCGTGATGCCCGCGTACAACCTGGTCAACGGTCGCCCCAACCACGTCTCGCCGTATCTGCGCGAGCACCTGCGCGCCTGGACGGACCAGGATCTGCTGGTCTGCTCGGACGCGGGTGCGCCCTCGAACCTGGTCGACCACGAGCACTACTTCGACACGCACGAGGAGGCCACAGCGGCCTCCCTGATCGCGGGCGTCGACAGCTTCACGGACCACGGCACGGACAGCTCGAAGATCGTCGAACGCGTCCAGGGAGCCCTGGACCAGGGCCTGTTGACCGAGTCCGACATCGACACGGCGGTCCGCCGCCAGCTCGCGATCCGCTTCCGCCTCGGCGAGTTCGACCCCCGCCTGGACCCGTACGCGGTCGCGTTGGACTTCGACACCCCCGCGCACCGCACCCTCGCGCGGGAGGCCGCGGAACAGGCGATCGTCCTGCTCAAGAACGACAACCTGCTCCCCCTCACCGACCAGGGCACCCGCATCGCGGTGGTGGGCCTCCTCGCCGACGAGTGCAAGCTCGACTGGTACAGCGGCACCCTCATCCACCGCTCCACTCCGCTCGAAGGCCTCTACGAGCGCTTCGGCGCCGACCGCGTGGACTTCGCCGAGGGCGTGGACCGCGTACGTCTGAAGACCTCCGCCGGTACGTACCTGAGCGTCCCGACCGCGGACGACGCGACCGACGAGGTCCGGGGCGCCGAGGGTGCGCTGGACCCGGCCCTCCTCGCGGGCCGCACGGACCTGCCCCCGCTCACCACCGACACCGTCGGCACCGAGTTCGCGCTGATCGACTGGGGCGAGGGCGTCCTCACCCTGCGCGCCCCCGACGGCCGCTACCTCTCGGTCGCCGACGACGGCTTCGTACGCGCCTCCGCCGACCAGCCCGGCGGCTGGGTCGTCCAGGAGACATTCCGCCTGGAGCCTCATGAATCCCATGCATCCCATGAGTCCCACGATTCCCATGAGGGCGGTCACCTCCTGAAGCACGTCGGTACGGGGCGGTACGTCTCTGTCGCCGCCGACGGCGTAAAGGTTGCCGCGGAAAATCAGGAGAACCCGGACCACTCGGAGCACCCGGAGCACCGGGAGCACCGGGAGCACCCAGGGAACCCGGAAATCCTCCAGCTGGAGATCGTGGAACGCGGCGAGGACGCGGTGGCCCGCGCGGCGGCCTCGGCCGACGTGGTCCTCGTGGTCGCGGGCAACGACCCGCACATCAACGGCCGCGAGACGGAGGACCGCACCACCCTCACCCTCCCCGCCCACCAGCAGCGCCTCCTGGCCGCGGCCAGGACCGCGAACCCCCGTACGGCCCTGGTGATCACGTCCTCGTACCCGTACGCGATCGACCCCACGGACCTCCCCGCCGTCCTCTGGACGGCCCACGGCGGCCAGGCCGCCGGCACCGCCCTGGCCCGCGTCCTGGCGGGCGACGTCTCCCCGGCGGGCCGCCTCCCCCAGACCTGGTACGCCTCGGACGCGGACCTCCCCGACCTGCTCGACTACGACGTGATCGGCAGCCGTCAGACGTACCTGTACTTCGAGGGCACCCCGCTCTTCCCCTTCGGCCACGGCCTGTCGTACGCGTCCTTCGCGTACACGGACCTCGTGACGCACGTGGGCAAGACCTCCGTGCACGTCACGTTCACGGTCACCAACACGGGCAGCACGGTGGCCGACGAGGTGGCCCAGCTCTACACCCGCGCCGTGCACCCATCGGTCCCGCGCCCCCGCCGCGAACTGCTGGCCCACCACCGCGTCCGCGTACTCCCGGGCGCCTCCGCCGAGCTGACCTTCGAACTACCGCTGTACGCTTTCGAGTTCTGGGACGTGGCCCATGGCACCCCGCGCCTGGAGCCGGGCCCGTACGAACTCCTCGTGGGCGCGTCCAGCGAGGACATCCGGCTGCGCGGGACGATCGAGCTGGGCGGCGCGCCCGCCGTCCCGCGTCCGGTCCTCGAACACGGCCTGAACGCGGCCGACTTCGACGAGCAGCGGAGCACGGAGATCGTCGACCGCGCGAAGGCGTCGGGCAACTCGGTGACACCCGCACACGAGAACGACGCCGAACTGGTCTACCGCGGCTGCGACTTCGGCCCGGGCACCAGGGCCGTCGCCGTCGAGGTGTCGGGCGAGGGCGCAATCGAACTGGCCCTGGACGGCGGCCCGGTGATCGCCCGGCTCGACGTCCCGGCCACGCCGGGACCGTACGACTACCTCACCGTCGTCGCCCCGTTCCGGGCCACCGGGATGCACGACCTGCACGTCGGGCTGCGCGGCCCACTGCGGCTCGCGCACGTCGGCTTCTCCGGCGGAGGGGGAGGCGGAGAGGCCGACTGA
- a CDS encoding aldehyde dehydrogenase family protein has translation MTSTHAFWLAGRQATGESTFDVTSPWDGRPVGTVAVPTDAQVEEAVAAAYAVRDEFAATPAHIRAAALDHVSRRLVERTEEIARLISAENGKPIKWARGEVGRAVSVFRFAAEEARRFNGGEAQRLDTDLGGQGRLALTRRFPKGVVLGIAPFNFPLNLCAHKIAPAIAAGAPIILKPAPATPLSGLLIGELLAETDLPAGSWSVLPVANDKMPALVQDDRLPVISFTGSDKVGYAIMDSVPRKHLTLELGGNGAAVVLADWASDEDLDRAASRIATFANYQGGQSCVSVQRAFADASVYERLLPRVVAAVEAQVTGDPADDATDVGPLVNEDAAKRVESWVDEAVNSGATLLTGGKRDGATYAPTVLADVPADATLSCEEVFGPVLTLQKVTGEAAAFAAVNESKYGLQAGVFTHDLQTAFRAHRALEVGGVVVGDVPSYRADQMPYGGVKQSGVGREGVKFAMDDYTYERVLVLTGLAL, from the coding sequence ATGACCTCCACCCACGCCTTCTGGCTCGCCGGCCGTCAGGCCACCGGCGAGTCCACCTTCGACGTCACCTCCCCGTGGGACGGCCGCCCCGTCGGCACGGTCGCCGTACCGACCGACGCCCAGGTCGAGGAGGCCGTGGCCGCCGCGTACGCCGTACGGGACGAGTTCGCCGCCACCCCGGCCCACATACGCGCCGCCGCCCTCGATCACGTCAGCCGCCGCCTGGTGGAGCGGACCGAGGAGATCGCCCGGCTCATCTCCGCCGAGAACGGCAAGCCGATCAAGTGGGCCCGCGGCGAGGTCGGCCGGGCCGTGTCCGTGTTCCGGTTCGCGGCCGAGGAGGCCCGCCGGTTCAACGGGGGCGAGGCCCAGCGGCTGGACACGGACCTCGGGGGGCAGGGGCGGCTCGCCCTCACCCGGCGGTTCCCGAAGGGGGTCGTGCTCGGCATCGCGCCCTTCAACTTCCCGCTGAACCTCTGCGCTCACAAGATCGCCCCCGCCATCGCGGCAGGCGCCCCGATCATCCTCAAGCCCGCACCCGCGACGCCCCTGTCCGGGCTGCTCATCGGTGAGCTGCTCGCCGAGACCGACCTGCCGGCCGGGTCCTGGTCCGTACTGCCCGTCGCCAACGACAAGATGCCCGCCCTCGTGCAGGACGACCGGCTGCCCGTCATCTCGTTCACCGGGTCCGACAAGGTCGGCTACGCGATCATGGACTCCGTACCGCGCAAGCACCTCACCCTGGAGCTGGGCGGAAACGGCGCGGCCGTCGTGCTCGCCGACTGGGCGAGTGACGAGGACCTGGACCGGGCGGCCTCGCGGATCGCCACCTTCGCCAACTACCAGGGCGGGCAGTCCTGCGTCTCCGTGCAGCGGGCGTTCGCGGACGCCTCCGTGTACGAGCGGCTGTTGCCCCGCGTGGTCGCCGCTGTCGAGGCGCAGGTCACCGGTGATCCGGCCGACGACGCGACCGATGTCGGACCGCTGGTGAACGAGGATGCCGCCAAGCGGGTCGAGTCATGGGTGGACGAGGCCGTGAACTCCGGCGCCACACTGCTCACCGGTGGCAAGCGGGACGGCGCCACGTATGCCCCCACCGTGCTGGCCGATGTGCCCGCGGACGCGACTCTCTCCTGCGAAGAGGTCTTCGGGCCCGTTCTCACCCTCCAGAAGGTGACGGGGGAGGCCGCCGCCTTCGCCGCCGTCAACGAGTCCAAGTACGGGCTGCAGGCAGGTGTGTTCACCCATGATCTGCAGACCGCCTTCCGTGCCCACCGCGCGCTCGAAGTGGGCGGGGTCGTGGTCGGTGACGTGCCTTCCTACCGCGCCGACCAGATGCCCTACGGCGGGGTGAAGCAGTCCGGCGTCGGGCGCGAAGGCGTGAAGTTCGCGATGGACGACTACACGTACGAGCGGGTGCTCGTCCTGACGGGACTGGCTCTCTGA
- a CDS encoding PucR family transcriptional regulator, which produces MPPTLASLVHHSALKLTVRAGGDRLDTPVRWVHASELTDPVPYMEGGELLLITALKLDVEDADAMRRYVKRLVGAGVAGLGFAVGVHYDETPKALVDAAEGEGLPLLEVPRRTPFLAISKAVSAAIAADQYRAVTAGFAAQRELTRQALSDGPEGLLTALASQVDGWAALYDASGAVVATAPEWAGRRAARLTGDVERLRERPAPASSVVGGGEGDGEDEDGEGGGGEDRVELHSLGSGRRARAALAVGTAAALGTAERYAVHSAIALLTLTTERSRSLYAAEQRIGAAVLRMLLAGQPDHARGVAGHLYGGLLDAPYRMILAEAASASAGRARAGARARAGDPDVEGDGVGDGGGAAVRAEAAAALADAGGDLVGGLGEVAESAAARSGEAVLVVPDGERLVVLAADGGAVVSACAQYAEAVGAARTGGEQAGEEDELVVGISAPAGPIAAGAAYKQAEQALSVARRRGRVLVEHEELAAGSVVPLLADDAVRAFADGLLRPLYEHDATGRGDLVASLRAWLSRHGQWDAAAVDLGVHRHTLRYRMRRVEEILGRSLDDADVRMELWLALKTTAAAE; this is translated from the coding sequence ATGCCCCCCACGCTCGCCTCGCTCGTACATCACTCGGCGCTCAAGCTCACCGTGCGCGCGGGCGGGGATCGTCTGGACACCCCCGTTCGCTGGGTGCACGCCAGCGAGCTCACCGACCCCGTGCCGTACATGGAGGGCGGGGAGCTGCTGCTCATCACCGCGCTCAAGCTGGACGTGGAGGACGCCGACGCCATGCGGCGGTATGTGAAACGGCTGGTGGGGGCGGGGGTGGCCGGGCTCGGTTTCGCCGTCGGGGTGCACTACGACGAGACCCCCAAGGCGCTGGTCGACGCGGCGGAGGGGGAGGGGCTGCCGCTGTTGGAGGTGCCCCGGCGTACGCCGTTCCTCGCCATCAGCAAGGCCGTGTCGGCCGCCATCGCCGCCGACCAGTACCGGGCGGTCACGGCCGGTTTCGCGGCGCAGCGGGAACTGACCAGGCAGGCGCTGAGCGACGGCCCCGAAGGGCTGCTGACCGCGCTCGCCTCGCAGGTGGACGGATGGGCGGCGTTGTACGACGCGTCCGGGGCCGTCGTCGCCACCGCGCCCGAGTGGGCGGGGCGGCGGGCCGCCCGGCTCACCGGGGACGTGGAGCGGTTGCGGGAGCGGCCGGCGCCCGCGAGTTCCGTCGTCGGAGGCGGCGAGGGTGACGGCGAAGACGAGGACGGCGAGGGCGGGGGCGGGGAGGACCGGGTCGAGCTGCATTCGCTCGGGTCGGGGCGGCGGGCCCGGGCCGCGCTGGCCGTGGGGACGGCGGCCGCGTTGGGTACGGCCGAGCGGTATGCCGTGCACTCGGCCATCGCGCTGCTGACGCTGACCACGGAGCGGTCCCGGTCGTTGTACGCCGCCGAGCAGCGGATCGGCGCGGCCGTGTTGCGGATGTTGCTGGCGGGGCAGCCGGATCATGCGCGGGGGGTCGCCGGGCACTTGTACGGGGGGCTGCTGGACGCGCCCTACCGGATGATCCTGGCCGAGGCCGCGTCGGCTTCCGCCGGGCGGGCTCGGGCGGGTGCTCGGGCTCGCGCCGGGGATCCGGATGTGGAGGGGGACGGAGTGGGCGATGGCGGCGGGGCCGCGGTGAGAGCCGAGGCCGCTGCCGCCCTTGCCGATGCCGGGGGTGATCTCGTGGGTGGGCTCGGCGAGGTCGCGGAGTCCGCCGCCGCGCGGTCCGGTGAAGCCGTGCTCGTGGTGCCCGACGGGGAGCGGCTCGTGGTGCTGGCCGCGGACGGGGGCGCGGTCGTTTCCGCCTGCGCCCAGTACGCGGAGGCCGTCGGGGCCGCGCGAACCGGCGGCGAGCAGGCGGGCGAGGAGGACGAGCTCGTGGTGGGGATCTCGGCTCCCGCCGGGCCGATCGCCGCGGGGGCGGCCTACAAGCAGGCCGAGCAGGCGTTGTCCGTGGCTCGGCGGCGGGGGCGGGTGCTGGTCGAGCACGAGGAGCTGGCCGCGGGGTCTGTGGTGCCGTTGCTGGCGGATGATGCCGTGCGGGCGTTCGCGGACGGGTTGTTGAGGCCGCTGTACGAGCATGACGCGACGGGGCGGGGGGATCTTGTCGCCTCGCTGCGGGCGTGGTTGTCGCGGCACGGGCAGTGGGACGCGGCCGCGGTGGATCTTGGGGTGCATCGGCATACGTTGCGGTACCGGATGCGGCGGGTCGAGGAGATCCTCGGGCGGTCGCTGGACGATGCGGATGTGCGGATGGAGCTGTGGCTGGCGCTGAAGACGACTGCGGCGGCGGAGTAG
- a CDS encoding ATP-binding protein — protein MDSDGTQDARGTHADRVPRPAGPPQVPPRPARAPGMPSAPDGPTFLTWLRTPRPEAAPGVWRFGHVPRPEEEPEETPARQLLSGALIAFLVGWLIWSLLSNGYLGGWWILPLELFTPDSWRNSDSRIVRFLVFEGYTVLVVFAIMIGVGRLGRWSEVWRRFVAPRLRRVVPQQAPPTPEEDPAQWNQLRAAGAADAAERLGAEARAGHMRDVDQARIARAWQGVRSGQHSLATFSGAVLRDGAAACLHPSGERDLPGRLARHDLVTGQVRLGTTADDPRNPYSYRGTGLALGPDLLGTSLLAVGPAGSGKTGGVVWPLAESLCLHALAGRAAVVVVGAAGAGLGPVDAYDVVVRVGNPESVYDLDLYGGTTDPDEAAAVLAEALVGDLADPHPGADSRRSTTVLAQLLGPYRAVHGRFPSVPELRQLLDGAPGPLGALRKALTEGGKESLLRELDARERQLGQPGDVGSVLADRVALLDRPAFATFFDTSGQSRPFSLRALDHPVRVRIDLPERGHADASRMLARLVLAQFAASVAVREDRSLFACLVLDDATGVITPEAVRGIQRLRSANAGVVMTLRTLDDVPRPLRSPLLGAIGCRMALSGLTPWDGQDFAEVWGKEWTEARDVTDRQIIAETPAGKAVHMLRRVITGNAPTARAVTVRQVERERWSASELAHGVPPGYAVLSLTSVRGEHAPPLLVDLRS, from the coding sequence ATGGACAGCGACGGCACGCAGGACGCACGGGGCACGCACGCCGATCGTGTGCCGCGGCCGGCGGGGCCGCCCCAGGTGCCGCCGCGGCCCGCACGGGCGCCCGGGATGCCGTCGGCGCCGGACGGGCCCACCTTTCTCACCTGGCTGCGGACGCCTCGGCCCGAGGCCGCGCCGGGCGTGTGGCGCTTCGGGCATGTGCCTCGGCCGGAGGAGGAGCCGGAGGAGACTCCGGCCCGGCAGTTGCTGAGTGGGGCGCTGATCGCCTTTCTTGTGGGGTGGCTGATCTGGTCTTTGCTGTCCAACGGCTATCTCGGCGGTTGGTGGATCCTGCCGCTCGAACTGTTCACCCCGGATTCCTGGCGCAACAGCGACAGTAGGATCGTCAGGTTCCTCGTATTTGAGGGCTACACCGTCCTCGTCGTGTTCGCGATCATGATCGGCGTGGGACGTCTCGGCCGCTGGAGCGAGGTCTGGCGCCGCTTCGTGGCTCCCCGTCTGCGACGAGTCGTGCCCCAGCAGGCTCCGCCGACGCCCGAGGAAGACCCCGCCCAGTGGAACCAACTGCGCGCCGCCGGAGCCGCCGACGCCGCCGAGCGGCTCGGTGCCGAGGCCCGGGCCGGACACATGCGCGACGTCGACCAGGCCAGGATCGCCCGGGCCTGGCAGGGCGTGCGGAGCGGGCAGCACAGTCTCGCCACCTTCAGCGGTGCCGTCCTGCGGGACGGAGCCGCCGCCTGTCTGCACCCCTCCGGGGAGCGGGACCTGCCGGGACGCCTCGCGCGGCACGACCTTGTCACCGGACAGGTACGGCTCGGCACGACCGCCGACGACCCGCGGAATCCGTACTCCTACCGTGGGACCGGCCTGGCGCTCGGGCCGGACCTGCTGGGCACCTCGCTGCTCGCCGTCGGGCCCGCCGGGTCCGGCAAGACCGGCGGTGTCGTCTGGCCGCTCGCCGAATCGCTGTGCCTGCACGCGCTCGCGGGGCGGGCCGCCGTGGTCGTCGTCGGTGCCGCGGGGGCGGGGCTCGGGCCGGTGGACGCGTACGACGTCGTGGTGCGGGTGGGCAATCCCGAGTCCGTGTACGACCTCGATCTGTACGGCGGGACCACCGACCCCGACGAGGCGGCGGCCGTGCTCGCCGAGGCGCTCGTCGGGGACCTGGCCGATCCGCATCCCGGCGCGGACAGCCGACGGTCCACCACCGTGCTGGCCCAGCTGCTCGGACCGTACCGGGCCGTGCACGGCCGTTTCCCGTCCGTGCCCGAGCTGAGGCAGCTGCTCGACGGCGCGCCCGGACCGCTCGGCGCCCTGCGCAAGGCGCTCACGGAGGGCGGCAAGGAATCCCTGCTGCGGGAACTCGACGCGCGGGAGCGGCAGTTGGGGCAGCCCGGGGATGTGGGGAGCGTGCTCGCCGACCGGGTGGCACTGCTCGACCGGCCCGCGTTCGCCACCTTCTTCGACACGTCGGGCCAGTCCCGGCCCTTCTCCCTCCGCGCCCTCGACCATCCCGTACGCGTGCGGATCGACCTGCCCGAGCGCGGGCATGCCGACGCCTCCCGCATGCTCGCGCGGCTCGTACTCGCCCAGTTCGCGGCGAGCGTCGCCGTACGGGAGGACCGGTCGCTGTTCGCCTGCCTCGTACTCGACGACGCCACGGGAGTCATCACGCCCGAGGCCGTACGGGGTATTCAGCGGTTGCGGTCCGCCAACGCCGGGGTCGTCATGACCCTGCGCACCCTCGACGACGTACCCCGCCCGCTGCGGTCGCCGCTGCTCGGTGCCATCGGGTGCCGGATGGCGCTGTCCGGGCTCACGCCGTGGGACGGGCAGGACTTCGCCGAGGTGTGGGGCAAGGAGTGGACCGAGGCACGGGACGTCACCGACCGGCAGATCATCGCGGAGACCCCGGCCGGCAAGGCCGTCCACATGCTGCGACGGGTGATCACCGGCAATGCGCCGACCGCCCGGGCCGTGACCGTACGGCAGGTCGAGCGTGAGCGCTGGTCCGCGTCCGAGCTGGCGCACGGGGTGCCGCCGGGGTACGCGGTGCTTTCGCTCACCAGCGTGCGCGGGGAGCACGCGCCGCCGTTGCTGGTGGATCTGCGGAGCTGA